Proteins encoded together in one Hymenobacter monticola window:
- a CDS encoding T9SS type A sorting domain-containing protein, with amino-acid sequence MLRSYTFLLALLALSFAAQAQSRFGFEYRAVAKVVEGADTLANAWAGGLNTPQFSHIDLDNDGQQDLFAFDHESSRVYTFLNVAAPGAAAGRRWQYAPQYESIFPDSLRNWVLLRDYDCDGRPDIFTYTNGSNIAVLRNVLVNGRPSFQLATRQLRFSGNFTGTANLNIGGYNLPAIQDVNGDGKLDIMSYDFVASVVIEQYINTSPGTCGSALTFTRTATQWGDLRACGSCAEFGIGTATCFTASKTTHTGGHSLLLVDLDGDGDQDLLDGRDNCPELARLLNQGTAAAPLLTQAGISASFPSAATPARVPVFPAGYLLDANFDGTPDLVVAPNMLTNQADQVSMRNNVQLFTNSAATGAPAYTNQAGGFLQNTMIDVSEGAAPTLGDIDGDGLPDLLIGNHADRVNNVYRAALAYYRNVGTRARPVFQLVSRDYLGLSARNLQGLKPMLVDLNRDGALDLAYAAWGQSTNLVYYILNTARAGQPAVYDPATAQYFKAQGNTTTTPPTNPSLTDGILPYRQGDVPYFTDVDNDGYVDLLMGTNEIREPGMALRYFRNRGRGPLDSAFVLVNNDFGRIRDASGARPLNLAPAVADFDGDGLPDLVTADASGYLRLFSNYRAQSPTLFTERTDLVYNPLKATYEPTRLGLDSYAHYGLAAADLNGDGAPELLVGTQAGGLLGFGTINRTTTATRAEAAAALALSIYPNPATATATVETAQPTRLAVFDLSGRAVQTLATAQRRHVLNLSGLAPGVYLVRAVGADGAAAVQRLAVQ; translated from the coding sequence CTGCTGGCACTTTCTTTCGCGGCTCAGGCCCAGTCGCGCTTCGGTTTTGAATACCGGGCGGTGGCCAAGGTGGTGGAAGGCGCCGACACCCTGGCCAATGCCTGGGCCGGCGGCCTGAACACCCCCCAGTTCAGCCACATCGACCTCGACAACGACGGCCAGCAGGACCTGTTCGCCTTCGACCACGAAAGCAGCCGTGTCTACACCTTTCTGAACGTGGCCGCGCCGGGCGCCGCCGCCGGCCGCCGCTGGCAGTACGCCCCGCAGTACGAATCCATTTTCCCCGATAGCCTGCGCAACTGGGTGCTGCTGCGCGACTACGACTGCGACGGCCGCCCCGACATTTTTACCTATACCAACGGCAGCAACATTGCCGTGCTGCGCAACGTGCTGGTGAATGGACGGCCCAGCTTCCAACTCGCCACCCGCCAGCTGCGCTTCTCGGGCAATTTCACGGGCACGGCCAACCTCAACATCGGGGGTTACAACCTGCCGGCCATTCAGGACGTGAACGGCGACGGCAAGCTCGACATCATGAGCTACGACTTTGTGGCGTCCGTCGTCATCGAGCAATACATCAACACCAGCCCCGGCACCTGCGGCAGCGCCCTCACCTTCACCCGCACCGCCACCCAGTGGGGCGACTTGCGGGCCTGCGGCAGCTGTGCTGAGTTCGGCATCGGCACCGCCACCTGCTTCACGGCTAGCAAAACCACGCACACCGGCGGCCACAGCCTGCTGCTGGTAGACCTGGACGGCGACGGCGACCAGGACCTGCTCGACGGCCGCGACAATTGCCCCGAACTGGCCCGCTTGCTCAACCAAGGCACCGCGGCCGCGCCGTTGCTTACGCAGGCGGGCATCTCGGCCAGCTTTCCGTCGGCGGCCACGCCGGCGCGGGTGCCGGTGTTTCCGGCCGGCTACCTGCTCGACGCCAACTTCGACGGCACCCCGGACCTGGTGGTGGCGCCCAACATGCTGACCAATCAGGCCGACCAGGTGAGCATGCGCAACAACGTGCAGCTGTTCACCAACTCGGCGGCCACCGGTGCGCCCGCCTACACCAACCAGGCTGGCGGCTTTCTGCAAAACACCATGATTGACGTGAGCGAAGGCGCCGCGCCCACCCTGGGCGACATCGACGGCGACGGCCTGCCCGACCTGCTCATCGGCAACCACGCCGACCGCGTGAACAACGTGTACCGCGCCGCCCTGGCTTACTACCGCAACGTGGGCACCCGCGCCCGGCCGGTGTTTCAGCTCGTGAGCCGCGACTACCTGGGCCTGTCGGCCCGAAACCTGCAGGGCCTCAAGCCCATGCTGGTGGACCTGAACCGCGACGGTGCCCTCGACCTGGCCTATGCTGCCTGGGGCCAGAGTACCAACCTGGTATACTACATTCTGAACACGGCCCGGGCCGGCCAGCCCGCCGTGTACGACCCGGCCACCGCCCAGTACTTCAAGGCGCAGGGGAATACCACCACCACGCCGCCCACCAATCCCTCGCTCACCGACGGCATCCTGCCCTACCGCCAGGGCGACGTGCCCTATTTCACCGATGTAGACAACGACGGCTACGTCGACCTGCTCATGGGCACCAACGAGATACGCGAGCCCGGCATGGCCCTGCGCTACTTCCGCAACCGGGGCCGCGGGCCGCTCGACAGCGCCTTTGTGCTGGTGAACAATGACTTTGGCCGAATTCGGGACGCCAGCGGGGCCCGTCCCCTCAACCTGGCCCCTGCTGTGGCCGACTTCGACGGCGACGGCTTGCCCGACCTCGTAACGGCCGACGCCTCGGGCTACCTGCGCTTGTTCTCGAACTACCGCGCCCAGAGCCCCACCCTTTTCACGGAGCGCACCGATTTGGTTTACAACCCGCTCAAAGCCACCTACGAACCCACCCGGCTGGGGCTCGACTCATACGCGCACTACGGCCTAGCCGCCGCCGACCTGAACGGCGACGGCGCCCCTGAGCTGCTGGTGGGCACGCAGGCCGGGGGCCTGCTCGGCTTCGGCACCATCAACCGCACCACCACGGCCACCCGCGCCGAAGCTGCCGCGGCCCTGGCCCTGAGCATCTACCCCAACCCGGCCACCGCCACGGCCACCGTCGAAACGGCCCAGCCCACCCGCCTCGCCGTGTTCGACCTCAGCGGCCGCGCGGTGCAGACCCTCGCCACCGCCCAGCGCCGCCATGTGCTAAACCTGAGCGGCCTCGCCCCTGGCGTGTACCTGGTGCGCGCCGTGGGTGCCGACGGTGCTGCCGCCGTGCAGCGCCTGGCCGTGCAGTAA